The Ciconia boyciana chromosome 2, ASM3463844v1, whole genome shotgun sequence genome has a segment encoding these proteins:
- the CXCR6 gene encoding C-X-C chemokine receptor type 6: MATTDTANFYYNFSIIDPYENGSENFHTFTRVFLPCMYSVVFILGLAGNALVFVILVFYEKLRTLTDIFLLNLAIADWVFLWTLPFWAYSAAQEWTFGTVVCRIIRGLYTLNLYTSMLTLTSTTFDRLISITFATKAHMCQTKRMTWGKLICVLIWVMALAFATPQFIFSEVFSIDKAICQEEYPNHRTELVLEVIKVTLGYFIPMLAMIICYSLIIRTLLHAKSFQKNKSLKRIFSVVAIFILTQSPYTFLRLIKIIDWSFNLNSSFEYAIIITEALAYFHGCLNPVLYFFMGMKFRRNLQKIMKNSRCIKQRVTAKQWQITEEEGSKTFTASNNADATSMYPL; this comes from the coding sequence ATGGCAACTACAGATACTGCTAACTTTTATTATAACTTCTCCATCATTGATCCCTATGAAAACGGAAGTGAGAATTTTCACACATTTACAAGAGTCTTCCTGCCCTGTATGTACTCGGTTGTTTTCATCCTTGGGCTAGCAGGAAACGCGCTGGTCTTTGTCATACTAGTTTTCTATGAGAAACTGAGGACGCTGACAGATATATTTTTGCTGAACTTGGCTATAGCTGACTGGGTCTTCCTTTGGACGCTGCCATTCTGGGCATATTCTGCTGCTCAGGAGTGGACTTTTGGCACCGTGGTGTGTCGTATTATACGGGGCTTGTATACTCTGAACTTGTACACTTCAATGTTAACTCTAACGTCTACCACCTTTGACCGGCTTATTTCTATTACTTTTGCCACCAAAGCACATATGTGTCAAACCAAACGAATGACATGGGGCAAATTAATCTGTGTCTTGATCTGGGTGATGGCACTAGCATTTGCCACACCgcagtttatttttagtgaGGTGTTTAGTATTGATAAGGCAATATGTCAGGAAGAATACCCAAACCATCGCACAGAACTGGTTCTTGAAGTGATCAAAGTGACCCTTGGCTATTTTATTCCAATGCTAGCCATGATCATTTGCTACTCACTAATTATTAGAACCTTACTGCATGCCAAGagttttcaaaagaacaaatcgctaaaaagaatattttctgtagttGCCATATTTATTCTTACTCAGTCACCCTATACTTTCTTGAGACTGATAAAAATCATAGACTGGAGCTTTAACTTGAACAGCAGTTTTGAATATGCAATCATCATAACAGAAGCTCTTGCTTATTTCCATGGCTGTCTTAACCCTGTCCTGTATTTCTTCATGGGGATGAAATTCAGGAGGAACTtacagaaaattatgaaaaactCAAGATGCATCAAACAGCGAGTTACAGCTAAACAGTGGCAAATCACTGAAGAAGAAGGCTCTAAAACTTTTACCGCCTCAAACAATGCAGATGCAACAAGCATGTACCCGCTATAA